tcagCGCTAGCAaggttttgcagagaggcgataaaggaagaccttaaagagagaagagcagaagtgctgggtgaagctgcagaggccgGGAAAAGCACCCGCTATTTCCatcgagacttcgccaatcgcaagacgaggatggctgctctccggaacccgaaggggacaacaactgcatcgagaagggggatggagaaaatcatctacgacttctactctgatctcttcgacagctaTGCCCACTTGTCTCCTCACCATCAGAAGGAGACgaacatgtcattccagaggttctcccgtccgaaatacgacatgctatccgGTGAGAAAttgtacggcacccggtcccgatagaataagaccagaacagaagaagaatcttccgccagtactcatcaaccctctggcgaggctctttacaagttacctgtcggaatgcaaggttaaacagtggaagaccagcaagaccgtgttgttgtataaaaaggagatccacatgacatcagcaactatcgcccaagctgcttactgtccgtcatctataAGCTCTTTACAACAgagatccttaataggattgaaaaagttttggatgaaggacagccatgcgagcaagcagggtttcgaaaaggattcagcccGATTGACTACATTCACCCTACCCCATGTtttgaaactcatcgaggtatcacgagagtacaagatgccacTCTGTcccaccttcatcgacttggagaaggccttcgacacagttgagacggaagcgctCATGGAAgtcttggacaaccaaggcgtccctactcagtactaaaggtacttcgagagttgtacagtaacaaccaaaatattcacagccaccctcgagaacgcaatgcgaaagttggaatgggaggacatgggagtgaaggttgatggtcggcagctagaCCATTttcgctttgctgatgacatcgtactgataacacctagcatcagccaagcggaacgaatgctgaccgacgaaacatgtggatgcatctgTCTTCTGCTggatctgcaaaagacgatgttcatgcgcaacggatgggtctcgaaTGCCCCATTCAGGCTCAACGGAATGAACATATTCGAATGCGCTAGCTACGTTtttctgggtcgggaattgaacatgatgaaagaCCTGACTCCCGAGCtcggcaggaggagacgatcGACCTGGGGAGCATCGAGGATATAATGAAGAAGACCAGAAACACTCGGCTCACCTTTTCAACACCAcagtacttcctgctttgaacaatgcttcagaaacctgggcatttcgcaagcaggaaggaAAGGCGGTTAGCGTCATTGAACGAGCAactgagagagtgatgctaggagtatcccgtttcacgcaagtgagggacgggattcgaagtcctctcctacgtcagactttatttttttttactcatgaTCAATTCTTGTGGAGACCACTAAGAAAGTTGGTTGGTGTGAGTTTTCGTAAGATGCGAATGTGAAACTATTTGTCGTGTTGAAACCGAGGGAAAGTACTAAGGGCGGATGTGTCTTCTGCCCGTCTGGACCACTTAGACCACGCATTGTATCGAACCAACGCCGCGCCCTGGTCGTGTCGATTGAAACTGCGGAATTGGAAGGGAGTAGTGAAAAGCGAACTGACGCAGCAAGCTCCGACTTGTGAATATGGTAAACTGGCCCCATCTAATCGAAAATTAAGGGGGAGAAGTAAATCCATCtatattcaattaaaaaatatgtcaTCAGAGGGAAATCGAAAAGTGATACACTGAGTGCTAagaggtgtgtgtgtgcttgTGCATGTCACGAAACGAAATTCGAAAGAGGGAaggagacgggtcctacggggTCGAATTGAtgcgccggcgccaaataGCTGTAAGATGGGGTGAGACTGGTTCCACGGCCTCCCAGTGTCTATTTCCCTGTACACTTGactcaggttggtaacatgcttttttcagaaagtggaaatatgcatgcaaacggctgcttatatagtagccaacagtttacattgTGTGACTCCGAGATGTAGTTGACGTCATTTTTATGTTAGAACATCACTCTCTGATAGCTGTTAGGGTGAAAACAGGAGCAAAGTCATACTTTGAGtagtgctttcaaattgttcaaatTGTAATGGTAACGAAGGAGAGTTTGAAGTTAAAGTTTGTGGAATTCTAAactgattaaaaaaagaagaaaatgttgttagaaaacacaaatctaatttcatagaaaatgccactactattaattttcactcATCAGTGAAgtcgagcgaagcgaacaccacggAAAGTCTAATTCCGTTAATTCGTGTTAGCCGGACGATCTAACAAGAAGatgctgcagaaaaaaacgctaaTATGCATATAATTTCACACATCCAgtaatttcacacatttcatgccGTGTCTGTTCTATGTAAACTCGCAGCGAATATGTGCTCGTAACAATGTCTTCCAACGAGTtaatgttcaactttcaaccgTAACAACTGTACGCGCAGCGACTTTATGTCTAAAATTTGCAGCTATACCCGGTGATTTCCCTTTACATCTTCACGAGACTTAAACGATTTGAATTGAGTGGAACTGAAATGGACACTGATCAGTCTTTGTAACTTTGTATATATTCTTTATACTCTTTTCTGCTCCTTCCCTTTCATCGTTATCATCATTCCTACCTATTGGGCATTGGATGTCACTGTTACTTAGCTAAATGCGGAATAAGAAATGCCTAGAAAGCgataaaagtaaagaaatatgGTACGACTCCTATCagtagaatattttttgtacATCTCttatatttctagaaatttaccAGTGGCTTCCATCTAACAATTCAGATCAGGATAATAAACGGTTTCactcaaatttttattacagTATTTCACTGATTTAAGTTTCTTAAACAACCCTATTCTTAAGTTCCAAGCAACTTTCATCACCATAAAGTTTCCTTTCTTGTtcgttttaaaagaaaacttattCTAAGATGCCGCGGAAGCGGCAAAAAGAATGCATCGTATGAGCAGAAGACGAGCGAGGGGAAGGCGGTGTGGGCGCGGCGTCGGAGAGATGTCGGACAAGAGAGACGACCAGGTTACTGTAGCGATTTTGCCACTGTCGGGAGTGGCGCGGTGCAATTATCGATGCTCACTAGCCTCCTGAATATGCGGCGCTGCATCATATGGGTACCTCTGGATCGTTCTCCATTTTGAACTATGACCAGAAGACTGGACAGACACATCCAACTGCTTCTGGGCGTTGATCACTCCGTTTGGGATGGAGCAAcatgttcgacttcaattctgaatcaaAGCGATCAATGAACCACATAGCAGAGGGGTATATAACAATTTTCTTAGCCATCAGATATTGACCAATTCCAAGCATCTCCGCTTCCTTGGATTTTCGTGAAACGCTCCATCAAGCCTTAATAAACATAAAACACTAGTTCTATTACACTAATTCGTCTTATTTATTGAACAATTAAGATCAATGGATAGGTCTGCGCTATCTACGTTTCATCTAGGAAAGCTGGTAGAATATCAAGCATTTCAACGCAAACTCGTGTGGgtatcaacattttgttcggAGTGAAACAGTTGCATGATGTAAGTTCCTTTATTCCACTCATTTTCGTCCCAAGCTTGAACAGAGTCGAATAAAATGGTGCTCTCTAACCAAACTGATCATACGGTTGGATAGAAACGATTTgtggtgcaactgcgtaagcggttgcgctcaacaTAGCGCGGTGGGACAATCACTCAGCTCTGCAGTTCGGCTGGAATTAGCGAGGGACCCACCGCGAGCGCCACCTCTCACAAAGCTGCGCCATTAATGAGGTTGTCTTGACGGCACGGCATTTGTACAGCATATCATGCCGTCGCGGATAACATTTGCACGGTGTTTCACAAGTGAGAGCATTCGTTCATGCCATCACTTATAAAAGAGGTTTGTTGTATGGTCACTCGGATATAGGTGCGTATCATTTTCCGAGGAGACATTGAAACCTACcattttcgtcatttttaAAGATAGGATTCGTTCATCGAGACCTGAAGCCGGCAAATGTGGCTGTTGGACGAGAGAACACGCCTGAGTATCGATTTTTTCATATACTGGACTTTGGTCTGGCACGGGAATTTGTCGTGATTGGTGGCGATAAAAAACTTCAGATGAGGAGGCCTCGACCCAAAGCATTGTTCCGGTAAGAggatttttacttttgttcGATCTAAGCAGGACAATCTAAAAGATATATTCAACCGATCTCCTTAAAACTACATAAGTTGAACATAATAAAGGCATATCGactacaacaacaataaaacttGCCCAAGAATATTGGCTATTATGGATATACAAGTTCATCTGTGCAAAGCAacacttctaatttttttaccgTCCACTTCCCTCTAACTCTTTCTACAGTGAGAGCCAAGCAGAAATGCTACAACATCCGAGATATACCGACAACAGCAGAATATATGAAATTGAGTAGACCTTATCAATCTCAGGAAACTGGCGAGTCGTGAAAACCTAGGCCGCTAACACACATTGCTGCAAAAGAATATCAACTGACAATGCATGCGAGTTCAGTTCGATCGCAGAAATCATGCTTAACGTCAGAGTTTCCCTGCTCAGTATTCGCTTAGCGGAGAAGCATGGACACAGGAGAGACGGCAGGTAACAACGGAAGGGCAAAGAAAAGGTGAGACAATTCGAGAGGGTTGCCCTCTCAATTGAAATTCCATGAGAAAAGAGGGGAAAAGTGAGAATAAGAGTGGTGGAACTCCAAAAATTCCAAACCACATGACCACGAAAGTAGAGAGCTTTTTCTGGGATAAATAGCTGCTCCATTGCGAACCACCATAAAGGAGAGAAGGCTCTGACAACATACGAATTTACAAAATTCCTTATAGAAACCTTAAGATTACGATTATTCATTCAAACATTCAGTGATTCTGCAGTGACACATTGTATGCTCAGATCATTGACAACTTTCTTTGCATGAGATTGTTGCAGAGGTACTACTCGATACTGTTCTATCAACACACATGACAAAGGTGAACAAGGTAGAGTCGACGACTTATGGAGTGTTCTCTATATGTTGGCGGAAATGAGAGGAACCTTACCGTGGGCCAATTTAAGGTTGAGTTgcataattttattattattggtgACCTACAGTAGTTTCGATTTAAAAGGAAGCGAATCACAAACTTGGCGATGTTCTAGTTTCTCATGGGAATATAGGGTTTGTGGtgaagattacgagtatgagggTAACCACGCTCGATTCCCCCTCatctgaaatttctgaaaatcctTTCTGAAaagcgg
This window of the Necator americanus strain Aroian chromosome III, whole genome shotgun sequence genome carries:
- a CDS encoding hypothetical protein (NECATOR_CHRIII.G9691.T1), which gives rise to MPTCLLTIRRRRTCHSRGSPVRNTTCYPVRNCTAPGPDRIRPEQKKNLPPVLINPLARLFTSYLSECKVKQWKTSKTVLLYKKEIHMTSATIAQAAYCPSSISSLQQRSLIGLKKFWMKDSHASKQGFEKDSARLTTFTLPHVLKLIEVSREYKMPLCPTFIDLEKAFDTVETEALMEVLDNQGVPTQY
- a CDS encoding hypothetical protein (NECATOR_CHRIII.G9692.T1), whose protein sequence is MRKLEWEDMGVKVDGRQLDHFRFADDIVLITPSISQAERMLTDETCGCICLLLDLQKTMFMRNGWVSNAPFRLNGMNIFECASYVFLGRELNMMKDLTPELGRRRRSTWGASRI
- a CDS encoding hypothetical protein (NECATOR_CHRIII.G9693.T2), giving the protein MFDFNSESKRSMNHIAEGKAGRISSISTQTRVGINILFGVKQLHDIGFVHRDLKPANVAVGRENTPEYRFFHILDFGLAREFVVIGGDKKLQMRRPRPKALFRGTTRYCSINTHDKGEQGRVDDLWSVLYMLAEMRGTLPWANLREKKDINDMKKRTFHEVLLKNSPVQLVNFARHLDTLNYYSHPDYARLHGYLMEIMKAGKFNRFTDPYDWETKKKMEKRKTETVSIIPTTIKKDNTQGTCSLNVPVPATGHPKKKQSIMLGATEENPFPAEWFRTNPLGF
- a CDS encoding hypothetical protein (NECATOR_CHRIII.G9693.T1), with product MFDFNSESKRSMNHIAEGKAGRISSISTQTRVGINILFGVKQLHDIGFVHRDLKPANVAVGRENTPEYRFFHILDFGLAREFVVIGGDKKLQMRRPRPKALFRGTTRYCSINTHDKGEQGRVDDLWSVLYMLAEMRGTLPWANLREKKDINDMKKRTFHEVLLKNSPVQLVNFARHLDTLNYYSHPDYARLHGYLMEIMKAGKFKFTDPYDWETKKKMEKRKTETVSIIPTTIKKDNTQGTCSLNVPVPATGHPKKKQSIMLGATEENPFPAEWFRTNPLGF